A region from the Mycoplasmopsis bovigenitalium genome encodes:
- the rsmD gene encoding 16S rRNA (guanine(966)-N(2))-methyltransferase RsmD, giving the protein MLRIISGKYRRLLINRPPREITRPTKDNIRESIINSLRFELENKNVLDLFAGSGALGIEMLSNGASHCVFIEKNHNVFNILKQNIESLKIENSNAYKSDAVAYLSNVSDAKFDFILIDPPYKQYDLVMQVLNLIVEKNLLNNSGKIVVETDDINQIHLPNEFKNIQIRKFGKVNIIYLSK; this is encoded by the coding sequence ATGCTTAGAATCATTTCAGGTAAATATCGAAGATTATTAATCAATAGACCGCCAAGAGAAATAACAAGACCAACAAAGGATAATATCCGAGAATCAATAATAAATTCACTGCGGTTTGAATTAGAAAATAAGAATGTTCTTGATTTATTTGCAGGCTCTGGTGCATTAGGTATTGAAATGCTAAGTAATGGCGCATCTCATTGTGTTTTTATTGAAAAAAATCACAATGTCTTTAACATTTTGAAACAAAATATTGAATCTTTAAAAATAGAAAATTCAAATGCATACAAAAGTGATGCAGTTGCCTATTTATCAAATGTTAGCGATGCAAAATTTGATTTTATTTTAATCGATCCACCGTATAAGCAATATGATCTTGTTATGCAAGTATTGAATTTAATTGTCGAAAAAAATTTATTGAATAATTCAGGAAAAATAGTTGTTGAAACTGACGATATCAACCAAATACATTTACCAAATGAATTTAAAAATATTCAAATTCGTAAATTTGGTAAAGTGAACATTATATATTTAAGTAAATAA
- a CDS encoding HpyAIV family type II restriction enzyme gives MDYINFELKLRQILNKDNGPKLLLKMIEAPYRYQSQYQLFDALTKMNQSFLRTQENKFNKFIIECAESLITNSFEENGIQHIKSSFNLTFIDKSKVDTETNLSAEQIIELAEEVKFRSNLAFIDTQNKKMYVVFARKRDTFDKSSLAKLLENITKRNNALINSYQDYQINFIYWFIDEFYTKNFDVFNSFSKQNESENNNIMFLYGSQFLGLFNLQNDWDNIQSHMKKFKTNSIQDIYKMPNLNKDPETFEFMVEMSAKNWEKLSSDEPDMINLRNIVFDNQSESSNYIRAMRERNQKLSDEFGVEE, from the coding sequence ATGGATTACATAAATTTCGAACTAAAATTACGCCAAATATTAAATAAAGACAATGGCCCAAAATTGTTATTAAAAATGATTGAAGCTCCCTATCGCTATCAATCACAATATCAATTATTTGATGCTCTAACCAAGATGAACCAGTCGTTTTTAAGAACTCAAGAAAACAAATTTAACAAATTTATTATTGAATGCGCGGAATCTCTAATTACAAATAGCTTTGAAGAAAACGGAATTCAACATATAAAAAGTAGCTTTAATTTAACTTTTATTGATAAATCAAAAGTTGATACAGAAACCAATTTGAGTGCAGAACAAATAATAGAGCTAGCCGAAGAAGTGAAATTTAGATCTAATTTGGCATTCATTGATACGCAAAACAAAAAAATGTATGTTGTTTTTGCTCGAAAACGTGACACATTTGATAAAAGTTCCCTTGCAAAATTACTTGAAAATATTACCAAAAGAAACAATGCACTTATAAATTCTTATCAAGACTATCAAATCAATTTTATTTACTGATTTATAGATGAATTCTATACAAAAAATTTTGACGTATTCAATTCATTTTCAAAACAAAACGAATCAGAAAATAATAATATTATGTTTTTATATGGATCGCAATTTTTAGGTTTATTTAACTTGCAAAATGATTGAGATAATATTCAATCACATATGAAAAAATTCAAAACTAATTCAATACAAGATATTTATAAAATGCCAAACTTAAATAAAGACCCAGAAACTTTTGAATTCATGGTTGAAATGAGTGCTAAGAATTGAGAGAAATTAAGTTCAGACGAACCAGACATGATAAACCTAAGGAACATTGTATTTGATAATCAATCAGAATCTAGCAACTATATTAGAGCCATGCGCGAGCGTAATCAAAAACTATCAGATGAGTTTGGGGTTGAGGAATAA
- a CDS encoding HpyAIV family type II restriction enzyme — protein MFISYEDFLNKLENKLKHVNEEYKKVVGSIIKYPHRYMGLFRLSNIKTKLIQNITQSREIWFGDFLEEIITEYLSKKFKLLDKSIKNINGETFKIDHFFRCNDTLYVVEQKIRDDHDSSKKVGQFINFVKKYKTVKELYPENNVKGVLWFIDDNFTKNKKYYSAEIQKEFKNNEDIKLFYGATFFDWLDITSMWQEIRSHLLRYKIENANFDFEIPDFDKSDKILNLLVELPDSEWDKLYYNSDEVYDNLRKELFPTGSNLERAKRKRKK, from the coding sequence GTGTTTATTTCTTACGAAGATTTTCTAAATAAATTAGAAAATAAATTAAAACATGTAAATGAGGAATATAAGAAGGTTGTTGGCTCAATAATTAAGTATCCACATAGATACATGGGTCTGTTTCGATTAAGCAACATTAAAACCAAATTAATTCAAAACATAACACAAAGTAGAGAAATATGATTTGGCGATTTCCTAGAAGAAATAATCACTGAGTATTTATCAAAAAAATTTAAACTTTTAGATAAGAGCATAAAAAATATTAACGGGGAAACTTTTAAAATAGATCATTTTTTTAGATGCAATGATACCTTGTACGTTGTTGAACAAAAAATTAGAGATGATCACGATAGCAGCAAAAAAGTTGGACAATTTATTAATTTTGTAAAAAAATATAAAACAGTTAAAGAATTATATCCTGAAAATAATGTCAAAGGAGTATTGTGATTTATTGACGATAATTTTACGAAAAATAAAAAATATTATTCAGCAGAAATACAAAAAGAATTCAAAAATAATGAAGATATAAAGTTATTCTATGGCGCCACCTTTTTTGATTGGTTGGATATAACCAGCATGTGGCAAGAAATAAGATCACACTTATTACGATATAAAATAGAAAATGCAAATTTTGATTTTGAAATTCCTGATTTTGATAAATCAGACAAAATTCTCAACTTACTTGTCGAACTGCCTGATAGTGAATGAGATAAACTTTATTACAATAGCGATGAAGTATATGATAATTTAAGAAAAGAATTATTTCCAACTGGGTCAAATCTAGAGCGTGCCAAAAGAAAAAGAAAGAAATAA
- the gyrB gene encoding DNA topoisomerase (ATP-hydrolyzing) subunit B: MENKEYGASNIRVLKGLEAVRVRPGMYIGSTGLRGLHHLIWEIVDNSVDECMAGYADKVSIKLTADGYAEIEDNGRGIPTDLHPETGLSTVETVLTVLHAGGKFDSESYKVSGGLHGVGASVVNALSDDFEVWVKRNGKLHYAHFNNGGQTVQSLSVIGDAPGETGTKVRFHPDYSIMDNLPFERAVVVDHAKQIAYLNRGLRISVEDERENSIVEYHFEGGIVDYVKELNKGQKLIHPEVIYAEGEYAHGEQPAVAVEVAVQYNEKITSNVVSYANNIITVEGGTHESGFYDALVRIVNNYATINSFVKSEEDKFTRDDVKEGIVAIISIKHTDPIFEGQTKGKLGNKDARAAVNKIFSEAFERFMNENPSEAKLLIQKIIDARKSRLAGQAARDAARRKTVFDTGSLPGKLADCSSKNAEISELYIVEGNSAGGSAKNGRNRETQAILPLRGKVINVEKNTPAKVFSNAEILSIISALGTGVGEEFNINKLRYHKIVIMTDADVDGSHIRTLLLTFFYRYFRPLIEYGFVYIAQPPLYRLQQGKTIKYAYTDSEKEIVMSEMSNGQKITVQRYKGLGEMDAEQLWETTMDPDNRKMLQVQVSDAAQADWIFTTLMGDEVFPRREFIESNAKYVKNIDL, from the coding sequence ATGGAAAATAAAGAATATGGTGCATCGAATATACGTGTTTTAAAAGGTTTAGAAGCTGTTAGGGTGCGCCCAGGTATGTATATTGGTTCAACCGGTTTGCGGGGACTTCATCATTTAATTTGAGAAATTGTTGATAACTCAGTTGATGAATGTATGGCGGGTTATGCCGATAAAGTTTCAATTAAATTAACTGCAGATGGTTATGCTGAAATTGAGGATAATGGCCGTGGTATTCCGACTGATTTACACCCTGAAACTGGTTTATCAACTGTTGAAACTGTCTTAACTGTGCTGCATGCTGGTGGAAAATTTGACTCAGAAAGCTACAAAGTTTCTGGGGGACTTCATGGTGTAGGTGCGTCAGTTGTCAACGCACTAAGTGATGATTTTGAAGTTTGAGTTAAACGTAATGGAAAATTACACTATGCACACTTTAATAATGGTGGGCAAACTGTACAATCATTGAGTGTTATTGGCGACGCACCTGGTGAAACTGGAACAAAAGTGCGTTTTCATCCAGATTATTCGATTATGGATAATTTACCTTTTGAACGTGCCGTTGTTGTTGACCACGCTAAACAAATTGCATATTTGAATAGAGGACTGAGAATTTCTGTCGAAGACGAGCGTGAAAACTCAATTGTTGAATATCATTTTGAGGGTGGTATTGTTGACTATGTTAAAGAATTAAATAAAGGTCAAAAATTAATTCACCCTGAAGTAATTTATGCTGAAGGCGAATATGCTCATGGTGAGCAGCCAGCGGTTGCTGTTGAAGTTGCTGTTCAATATAATGAAAAAATCACAAGCAATGTTGTAAGTTACGCAAACAACATAATTACAGTTGAGGGTGGAACACACGAGAGTGGATTTTATGACGCCTTAGTTAGAATTGTTAATAATTATGCGACTATAAATTCATTTGTTAAATCAGAAGAAGACAAATTTACAAGAGATGATGTTAAAGAAGGTATCGTTGCAATTATTTCAATTAAGCACACTGACCCAATTTTTGAAGGGCAAACGAAAGGTAAACTTGGCAACAAGGATGCTCGTGCTGCTGTTAATAAAATTTTTAGCGAAGCTTTTGAACGCTTTATGAATGAAAATCCAAGTGAAGCTAAATTGTTAATTCAAAAAATAATTGATGCCCGCAAATCACGTTTAGCAGGACAAGCTGCTAGAGATGCTGCGCGTCGCAAAACTGTTTTTGATACGGGTTCATTACCTGGTAAACTTGCCGATTGTTCGTCTAAAAACGCAGAAATTAGTGAATTATACATTGTTGAGGGTAACTCTGCGGGTGGTTCTGCTAAAAACGGTAGAAACCGTGAAACACAAGCAATTTTACCATTGCGTGGTAAAGTAATTAATGTTGAAAAAAATACTCCTGCCAAAGTTTTTTCAAACGCAGAAATTCTTTCAATAATTTCTGCACTTGGAACAGGGGTTGGAGAAGAATTCAATATTAACAAGTTAAGATATCATAAAATTGTAATAATGACTGACGCCGATGTGGATGGTTCGCACATTAGAACACTTCTTTTAACATTCTTCTATCGTTATTTTAGACCTTTGATTGAATATGGTTTTGTTTACATTGCACAACCCCCATTATATAGATTGCAACAAGGTAAAACAATCAAGTACGCTTATACAGATTCTGAAAAAGAAATTGTCATGAGTGAGATGTCTAATGGTCAAAAAATAACGGTGCAACGTTACAAAGGTCTGGGAGAAATGGACGCTGAACAATTATGAGAAACAACTATGGACCCTGACAACCGTAAAATGCTACAAGTTCAAGTTAGTGATGCAGCGCAAGCGGATTGAATTTTTACAACTTTAATGGGTGATGAAGTCTTTCCAAGACGTGAATTCATTGAGTCAAATGCTAAATATGTCAAAAATATTGATTTATAG
- a CDS encoding DUF2179 domain-containing protein yields MQENKNDELFKKQDKNNSSNFTKNEVVNNEVHLDIFTQEPGKNVAKTVSRENTTYQYTKMSNFVLKLSKFYAPMPMWKLCLITSGFAILFGIIGVFLVKNPGIYNFGAAAFGQAAARITNVLLRENKNITPEIYNVIDHALFWILYIVLSIPIFIFGWKKTGKVFTLLTVLFLVVSSLVSFAIGQIPGSGKLYIIGNFEHNNIPTILKDHISNEIWHGKSQMWSLIPLNWNDAGNVIAQMIFGFVYGFLLAYFFAIIAIIGGSAGVTGIIGEYMSVVKHKNFGTINGIINIIILLIAVVFGTYLPGSLLLESITKGIDGNSVESWKPFVEKIKGWRDLTQYELGQIYDTLIGIKNVAWQPSMYFSPNFLSTVISNVVFVVMLNKLFPRFKVVQCKVYSPHMSKIKQAIVGDKKTINNFTVTIGEGGYSGSRTKVLSSITLYKQIPRLIKKIREVDENALITISNVASLDGNLYIPSGKF; encoded by the coding sequence ATGCAAGAAAACAAAAATGATGAATTATTCAAAAAGCAAGATAAAAATAATTCATCTAATTTTACAAAAAATGAAGTTGTAAATAATGAAGTTCATTTAGATATTTTTACCCAAGAACCTGGCAAAAATGTTGCAAAAACAGTTTCAAGAGAAAATACAACATACCAGTACACAAAAATGTCAAACTTTGTGCTAAAACTATCTAAATTTTATGCTCCTATGCCGATGTGAAAATTGTGTTTGATAACTTCTGGTTTTGCAATTTTATTCGGTATCATTGGTGTTTTTTTAGTTAAAAACCCTGGTATTTATAACTTTGGAGCAGCTGCTTTTGGTCAAGCAGCTGCAAGAATTACAAACGTTCTTTTAAGAGAAAATAAAAATATAACTCCAGAAATATATAACGTAATTGACCACGCATTATTCTGAATTTTATACATTGTTTTATCAATTCCAATATTTATTTTTGGATGAAAGAAAACAGGTAAAGTATTTACCTTATTAACTGTATTATTTTTAGTAGTTTCATCTCTAGTTTCATTTGCAATTGGTCAAATTCCAGGTTCTGGAAAATTGTATATTATTGGTAATTTTGAACACAATAATATACCTACAATTTTAAAGGACCATATTTCAAATGAGATTTGACATGGCAAATCTCAAATGTGGAGTTTGATTCCCCTAAATTGAAATGATGCAGGCAATGTTATTGCTCAAATGATTTTTGGTTTTGTGTATGGATTTTTATTAGCTTACTTCTTTGCAATTATCGCAATTATTGGCGGTTCAGCTGGTGTTACCGGGATTATTGGCGAATATATGTCAGTTGTAAAACACAAAAACTTCGGAACAATCAATGGAATAATAAACATAATTATTTTACTTATTGCTGTTGTTTTTGGTACATACTTACCTGGTTCATTATTATTAGAAAGCATCACAAAAGGTATTGATGGTAATAGCGTAGAATCTTGAAAACCATTTGTTGAAAAAATAAAAGGTTGAAGAGATTTAACTCAATATGAACTAGGTCAAATTTATGACACATTAATTGGCATTAAAAACGTTGCTTGACAGCCATCAATGTACTTTTCTCCAAACTTTTTATCAACAGTAATTTCAAATGTTGTGTTTGTTGTTATGCTTAACAAATTATTCCCAAGATTTAAAGTTGTTCAATGTAAAGTTTACTCTCCACACATGAGTAAAATTAAGCAAGCAATTGTTGGTGATAAAAAAACAATCAACAACTTTACAGTTACAATTGGAGAAGGTGGATATTCTGGTTCAAGAACAAAAGTTCTTTCATCAATTACTTTATACAAACAAATACCACGTTTAATTAAGAAAATTAGAGAAGTTGACGAAAACGCCTTAATTACAATTTCAAACGTTGCTTCATTAGACGGTAATTTATACATACCAAGTGGTAAATTTTAA
- a CDS encoding LacI family DNA-binding transcriptional regulator — MRNFSYKDISRLAKVSISTVSRYYNNGYVSKRTREKIEKVVKDHDYYPNNGARLIKGRSRSIFTILPDFYEGSFNHIVTGIEHAAKLHNKKVFITHTSVEQDQYIETIKYCLAWKPSAMVFFLPKIDNEKIIHFIKHHVSESIPIIYGEQAESINWIDVDVENSFYSVTKSFSEYIEENQKIVYADDSKLSPRQKQLRYWGFKKACDKLNIEYERYEVNNKNNQEVQKFQKYLQDKDLVNVVCSTHETFINLVSSNDTQLRLTDIGTQSIYDTQKKYKAKIFIDYHKIGEQIEKTVHEISQKKESETYDKNNKQYSQIIFRPSILTQK, encoded by the coding sequence ATGAGAAATTTTTCATATAAAGATATTTCAAGATTAGCAAAAGTATCAATTAGTACTGTAAGTAGATATTACAATAATGGGTATGTAAGTAAAAGAACACGTGAAAAAATTGAAAAAGTTGTAAAAGACCATGACTATTACCCAAACAATGGTGCTAGATTGATTAAAGGAAGATCGAGATCTATTTTTACAATATTACCTGATTTTTATGAAGGTTCTTTTAACCATATTGTTACTGGCATTGAGCATGCTGCAAAATTGCACAATAAAAAAGTGTTTATTACACATACTTCAGTTGAACAAGACCAATATATTGAAACAATTAAATATTGCTTGGCTTGAAAACCTAGTGCAATGGTTTTCTTTTTACCTAAAATTGACAATGAAAAAATCATTCATTTTATTAAACACCATGTTTCAGAATCAATTCCTATCATCTATGGAGAACAAGCAGAATCGATCAACTGGATCGATGTGGATGTTGAAAATTCATTCTATTCTGTAACTAAAAGTTTCTCAGAATATATAGAAGAAAACCAAAAAATTGTTTATGCAGATGATTCAAAATTATCACCACGTCAAAAACAACTACGTTACTGAGGATTTAAAAAAGCCTGTGATAAATTAAATATTGAATACGAAAGATACGAAGTTAACAATAAGAACAATCAAGAAGTTCAAAAATTCCAAAAATATCTTCAAGACAAAGACTTGGTTAATGTTGTTTGTTCAACACATGAAACATTTATAAACTTAGTTTCATCAAATGACACTCAATTACGTTTAACTGATATTGGAACTCAATCAATTTATGATACTCAAAAGAAATATAAAGCCAAAATTTTTATTGATTATCATAAAATTGGCGAACAAATTGAAAAAACGGTTCATGAGATAAGTCAGAAAAAAGAATCAGAAACTTATGATAAAAATAATAAGCAATATTCACAAATTATTTTTAGACCATCAATACTTACTCAAAAATAG
- the nadE gene encoding NAD(+) synthase, producing the protein MKRLGLRLDSNINSKPDIFKIEKYIEYLTKWIQNTVKKANCEGVVVGISGGIDSALVAALAKKAFPNNTLGIVMPIDSMKFDLNDIEALSKNLNLELLTIDLKSTFDELNSKINIKDKMAISNIKPRLRMTTLYAIAQEKKYLVAGTDNEDELFIGYFTKHGDGGVDFLPISRLLKNEVKLLAKHLNVPESIINKKPSAGLWEGQSDENELGFTYNDLDNYLNNNLELVETNIKLKIDRLHKNSQHKRDKAYKPKSIEQYFKNKKGDK; encoded by the coding sequence ATGAAGAGATTAGGGCTTAGATTAGATTCAAACATTAATTCAAAACCCGATATTTTCAAGATTGAAAAATATATTGAGTATTTAACCAAATGAATTCAAAATACGGTTAAAAAAGCAAATTGTGAAGGTGTAGTAGTTGGAATAAGTGGAGGCATAGATTCTGCACTTGTTGCAGCACTTGCAAAAAAGGCATTCCCAAATAACACATTAGGCATAGTAATGCCAATTGATTCAATGAAATTTGACCTTAATGATATTGAAGCTTTATCAAAAAACCTAAATCTTGAACTTTTAACAATAGATTTAAAATCAACATTTGACGAATTGAACAGTAAAATCAATATAAAAGACAAAATGGCAATTAGCAATATCAAACCAAGACTTAGAATGACTACACTTTATGCTATTGCACAAGAAAAAAAATATTTAGTTGCTGGAACTGATAATGAGGATGAATTATTTATAGGATATTTTACTAAACACGGCGATGGTGGAGTTGATTTTTTACCAATTAGTAGATTACTAAAAAATGAGGTTAAGTTGTTAGCTAAACACCTTAATGTTCCTGAATCAATAATAAATAAAAAACCGTCAGCGGGCCTGTGAGAAGGTCAAAGCGATGAAAATGAACTAGGATTCACTTATAATGATTTAGATAATTATTTAAATAATAATTTAGAATTAGTAGAAACTAATATAAAATTAAAAATTGATAGATTGCATAAGAATTCTCAACATAAAAGAGATAAAGCATATAAACCAAAATCAATTGAACAATATTTTAAAAACAAAAAAGGAGACAAATAA
- the smpB gene encoding SsrA-binding protein, translating into MKIISDNRKGLHGYKIEETYEAGLVLEGWEVKSARAGTVQLTNAYCFFKNNEIWLNNATFKQFMLVKCDETRERKLLMHKNEILRLQSKKERFGNSTILPTKIYFNNASRIKIEIALVTSMNKADKREQIKKRDNDRYLQKVLKNYK; encoded by the coding sequence ATGAAAATAATAAGCGACAATCGAAAAGGTTTACACGGTTATAAAATTGAAGAAACTTATGAAGCTGGCTTGGTTCTTGAGGGCTGAGAGGTCAAATCAGCTCGTGCTGGCACGGTTCAACTAACTAATGCTTATTGTTTTTTCAAAAATAATGAAATATGATTAAATAATGCAACATTCAAGCAATTTATGTTAGTTAAATGTGATGAAACTCGTGAGCGTAAATTATTAATGCACAAAAATGAAATTTTACGTCTTCAATCGAAAAAAGAACGTTTTGGTAATTCAACAATATTGCCAACTAAAATTTATTTTAATAATGCATCAAGAATTAAAATTGAAATTGCACTTGTAACTTCAATGAATAAAGCAGACAAAAGAGAGCAAATTAAAAAGCGCGATAATGATCGCTATTTGCAAAAAGTATTAAAAAATTATAAATAA
- a CDS encoding YebC/PmpR family DNA-binding transcriptional regulator — protein sequence MAGHSHAANIMHRKGAQDRARGKIFQKLFKEIFVVASGTGGADPDTNPALKLAISKAKAKNMPKANIERALAKAKGEAKDGATFTETLFNATITGGATFLIKTLSDNMNRTKSNMAAHFNRQNAVLGKTGQVPFQFDLRGILEISKDLIDEDTLTLTALDNGAEDIDVDENSYLIFCAPENFAALKNAIESGLGISEFLQCEVTYIPNSTVELEADKIDKIKEFIARLEDDDDVQEVYHNIELED from the coding sequence ATGGCAGGACATTCACACGCGGCTAATATTATGCACAGAAAAGGCGCTCAAGATAGAGCTAGAGGAAAAATTTTTCAAAAGTTATTTAAAGAAATTTTTGTAGTTGCTTCTGGCACTGGTGGTGCAGACCCTGATACAAACCCAGCCCTAAAACTTGCAATTTCTAAAGCAAAAGCAAAAAATATGCCCAAAGCAAACATTGAAAGAGCCCTTGCAAAGGCAAAAGGTGAAGCTAAGGATGGAGCAACATTTACCGAAACATTATTCAATGCAACAATAACAGGCGGAGCAACATTCTTAATCAAAACACTTTCTGACAACATGAACAGAACAAAATCAAATATGGCAGCCCACTTCAACCGTCAAAATGCTGTTTTAGGTAAAACCGGTCAAGTTCCTTTTCAATTTGATTTAAGAGGAATTCTTGAAATTTCAAAAGATTTGATTGATGAAGATACTCTAACATTAACTGCTTTAGATAATGGCGCAGAGGATATTGATGTAGATGAAAATTCTTACTTAATTTTTTGTGCTCCCGAGAATTTTGCAGCACTTAAGAATGCAATCGAATCTGGCTTAGGAATTAGTGAATTTTTACAATGTGAAGTGACATATATTCCAAATTCAACAGTTGAATTAGAAGCTGACAAAATAGATAAAATAAAAGAATTCATTGCTAGACTTGAAGACGATGATGATGTTCAAGAGGTTTACCATAACATTGAATTAGAAGACTAA
- a CDS encoding thioredoxin family protein, translating to MKDITQAIWYDEIKPNQKGVYLLVFHAVWCPPCRMFKESSEELANKDGIPVFRVDVDQNMKLSGEFGITNLPTWFIMKDGEVLQKMIGYKPYNELKQDVLKHIN from the coding sequence ATGAAAGATATTACACAAGCAATTTGATACGATGAAATTAAACCAAACCAAAAAGGCGTTTATCTACTAGTTTTCCATGCTGTATGATGTCCTCCATGCAGAATGTTTAAAGAATCAAGTGAAGAATTAGCAAACAAAGATGGTATTCCTGTATTCCGTGTTGATGTTGACCAAAACATGAAACTTTCAGGCGAATTCGGAATTACAAACCTACCTACATGATTTATTATGAAAGATGGCGAAGTACTTCAAAAAATGATTGGCTACAAACCTTACAATGAATTAAAACAAGATGTTTTAAAACACATTAACTAA
- the def gene encoding peptide deformylase, with product MKYKLDVKQYKIKQLPNKVLREKSKDIPIPMIQEDIDLANAMIYHIDDSQQDGTLYQPGVGVAAVQYGILKNMFYINFSDENSNLIEPGQKPIKDVFINPKIIAKSDFKVALAEGEGCLSVGSNIKSQSGLVYRANRIVFEAYSFLEKKYVTKDLTGYLAIVAQHELDHLQGKLFIDNIDKSNPFKKLNNSRLID from the coding sequence ATGAAATATAAATTAGATGTAAAACAGTACAAAATTAAACAACTGCCAAATAAAGTTCTTAGAGAAAAATCAAAGGATATTCCAATACCAATGATTCAAGAAGATATTGATTTAGCAAATGCGATGATTTATCATATTGACGATAGCCAACAAGATGGAACTCTTTATCAACCTGGGGTAGGAGTGGCTGCTGTTCAGTATGGGATTCTTAAAAACATGTTTTATATTAATTTTAGCGATGAAAACTCAAATTTGATTGAGCCAGGCCAAAAACCAATTAAAGATGTTTTTATAAATCCAAAAATTATTGCAAAATCTGATTTCAAAGTTGCATTAGCTGAGGGGGAAGGTTGCTTAAGTGTTGGTTCAAATATAAAATCACAATCTGGTTTAGTTTACAGAGCTAATCGTATTGTTTTTGAAGCATATTCATTTCTTGAGAAAAAGTATGTCACCAAAGATTTAACAGGTTATTTAGCGATTGTTGCACAACACGAATTAGACCATTTACAAGGCAAACTATTTATCGACAATATTGATAAATCAAATCCATTTAAGAAACTGAATAACTCTCGTCTTATTGATTAA